In Argiope bruennichi chromosome X1, qqArgBrue1.1, whole genome shotgun sequence, a single window of DNA contains:
- the LOC129959273 gene encoding uncharacterized protein LOC129959273: protein MIKLVASKSRVAPIKSLTIPRLELNAAVLLSKLMKKVMAAIKTTKTSVYYWSDSTTVLAWLQKQPIDLKQFVQSIVATIQENTSTKQWHHVSSEQNPADILSRGIDP, encoded by the coding sequence ATGATTAAATTAGTTGCTAGTAAATCCAGAGTAGCACCGATTAAAAGCTTGACGATTCCCAGGCTAGAATTGAACGCCGCAGTCTTGTtatcaaaacttatgaaaaaagtGATGGCAGCAATCAAAACGACAAAGACTAGTGTCTACTATTGGTCGGATTCTACTACTGTGCTTGCGTGGCTCCAGAAACAACCAATAGATTTAAAACAGTTCGTCCAAAGCATAGTAGCGACGATTCAAGAAAATACAAGTACTAAACAGTGGCATCATGTATCCTCAGAGCAAAATCCAGCTGACATCTTATCTCGAGGTATAGACCCCTAG